Genomic segment of Thamnophis elegans isolate rThaEle1 chromosome 17, rThaEle1.pri, whole genome shotgun sequence:
TGGCTTTCCGTGGAcgtttgcttgtgagaaggtcgcaaaaggggatcgcgtgaccctggactacaaccgtcataaatatgagtcagttgccaagcggcttaattttgatcaagtgaccgtGAGGATGATGCATATGTTAATTAAATGGAAATGTGAAAAggggtcatgagtcacttttttcagtgccgttttaacattgaatggtcagtaaatgaattaTTGTTAAGTCTTGTCTGGACTTGTTTTCCATTCAGTGCGCAGCCATTCATCCAGGACAGGAAACACCCAGCCACTCCATTCATAGTTCTTCACTTTCATAATTTTAGTCTGCAGGAGTGTTTTCCACGCCACAACAAATGTTACACACCAAAAAAGATTGTGCATGTAGAGAAGCCTGCCAAAGATGCAGTGGTGAGCATTGAAAATGTTGTTCCAAACTTAATGTGGAACAACTTCTTTCCACTGGGgcttcagaatacagaataacagagttggaagggaccttggaggtcatctagcccagccccctgcttgagcaagagaccctataccattcagacaaaatggctgtccaatctcttcttaaaagcctccagtgatggaacaccctcagcttctggtggcaagctgtccaATGGGCTGATTGTTTtgactgccaggaaatttctctttaattccaggttgcttctctccttgattagtttccatccgttgtttcgtgccttgccttctggtacttttttgtcacagtcacttatctgaaatggtataggttctctcctgcttgagcagggtgatggaatagaagacctccaagatccctaccaacttattctcttttattctattctattccttcctgttcctgttcctgttcctgttcctgttcctgttcctgtttctattctattttattctattccattccattccattcccatcctatccttttcctattctattccattctattttctgtattctattctattccttattgttCCTGTTCTTGttcctgtttctattctattctattccttcctattcctatttcttttttattctattttattctattctgaatcctattctattttagtccttcctatttctattctattctattctgaatcctattctattctattctattccttcctattcctatttctattctattctgaatcctattctattctattccttcctattcctatttctattctattctattctgaatcctattctattgtattctattctaatttggcAGAGAACACTGACATTGTCAATATCCTTCACACCACCAAGTTCAATATTTGCTCTTATAAGAATTCAGTTGGAACATTCCTGACACATGTTCTCAAGAGAGTGACACAGGTGAGACCTTCTGGGCAGTTTCACAGATTTGCCAGTGTAAAGCCagatgtgtggacatcaactcccagaattccccagccagctgggtccTTCATGTAGCCAAAGTCAGCCCCTGGAATATGGGagctgtcatgtctccccctaatgttttgaattgaaattgtccatgaaaataattaaaatctcCTTCAGCAGAGGTGAGTGTTGAGCTCAGACATGGCAGGTTTGATCAATTAAACCGCAAATATATAATCAGAAATGGGCATCTAATCTCACCTCATGATTCCCTGGAAGTTGCTCACATTCCTGGATCTTCTGATATATCTTTGTCTTGCTGCTCTCCTTTTTATATTCTGTTTCAACCCCCTCCACAGTAAGATAGTATTTGACTCCAGTAATCACctggatttaaaaataagaatcGGATAGAATTCTTTGTtagccaaatgtgattagacacacaaggaatttgtctttggtgcatatgctctcagtgtacataaagaaaaataaaatagaatagaatacattcatcaagaatcaaaagACAAGTTAAAGTGAAAGTCattggttactaataagcaagaCAACCATACCACTTATATTAGTAGTATACTTATATAAATGttaaagatgcaagcaacatgattatagtcataTGTCGGGAGAgagaggtactaggaaggaagagaagaagaataggaatacagtcttagtaaatagtttgacagtgttgtggggattaattgtttagcagagtaatggtgTTCGGGgaaaagctgtccttgtgtctagttgtcttggtgtgcagtgccctatagtgtcggtttgagggtaggagttgaaacaatttatgtccaggatgcgaagggtctgtagatattttcccagccctctttttgattcgtgcagtatacaggtctttgacagaaggcaggttggtagccattgttttttctgcagttctaattatccgttgaagtctgtgtttgtctcgttgggttgcagagccaaaccaaaaATAAATACGTGGCCTTTTAATTAATTAGAAAGCACGACCAGCTTCATTGATTGCAACACGGGATGAACTTTATGCCTTAAGAGCAGCAAGAACATCATTTCAAGAGGAAATATTTCCTCTTGAACAGATATGAACAGCATTTCCTTTTGGGCCATGATGACAGCCCTTTCTGTCCACAATCCAAAAATCCCTCCTTGGGAAGACCCCCTAAATTGCCTCCTGTCccctccccattcccttccagttggtccccttcttctttggggcagcccctcaaatagcaaACAATGATATCGTGTCACCCCTAATGTTTTGAATTGATAGTAGTCCATGATCCTGGGGCTCCCCAAATCCTCATTATCCACCTGGTTAAACATAGCCTTATACAGTAATAGTAGTTTACTTTATTAtctgtagaattgaattgaaaacccctgatattgaaTTATATTGGGGAAGGGGCGACAATCCTGGTTTGGAGGGGGAGAATTTCCCCGCATCCTCATTCTCCACGTGGAGCCTCGGCTTCTGCTTAGGAACTACACAACTGGCAGGAGCGCTGATGTGTCCTAGCAGACCGCGAGGAGTAACTCAACTGACTCCCCCGCCATCCCCTCATCTACTTTCCCCCTAACCTCAACTAGGGGTAAGTACTGGACCGAGAGGGAGGCGGCGAGCACCTGGGCAGCGGGGACGGTCCAGCCATGGAGGCAGGGCTTCTGGAGAATAGGCGTGGCTTCCGCCCAGGTGAGCGCCGCTGCCACCTGCAGCTCCTGCAGATGTAAGGCAAATCGGTGGAGGTCGGTCTGCTTCCCCGCCTGCCAGTGATCCTCCCTCTCGCCAGCCTCGTGGTGTGCTCCGGGATTCCTGTCCCATTCTCGTCTTCTCGTCTTCGGCGCCCTCCTGGTGCTCTTCCCAGAGATAATGGGAAAGCCCGAGGGTCTTTACGAGGTGCCCCTCACTGATCCGATTGTGCCGAAAGCCACCGCCTTTGCAGTGTTGGCATACAACCACTGCCGAAGTAACAGTCCCAACTATTTCAAGGTCCTGCTTGTGTTGTACAGGTGCAGTCACAGCACCCCCAAACCCTTCtattaagagccctggtggcacagtgtttagaatgcagcattgcaggctaactctgccaactgccaggagttcaatcctgactggctcaagaatgactcagccttctgtgcttccaagatggataaaatgaggacccagatcttTAGGGACAAGATGCTGGCTATGTAAACAGCTCGAAGGATACAACGAGGCTGCCCATCTAAATCCCCCCCCAAAATCTTCCCACCTCCAGACACACACCTGTGCCTGCATCTGTACAACACGCAGCAACTTGAAATAGTTGGTGCTCTCCTTTCGTCGGTCGTTGTGTTTCGCCACAGCAAAGGCGACGGCAAGCGGCACAATCGGATCAGTGAGGGGCACGTCGTAAAACCCCTCGGGGTCTCCCATTGGCATCTCCGGGAAGAGCACCAGGAGGGCGCCGAAGAGGGCGAGAAGGGATGGGACAGGAATCCCGGAGCGTACCATGGGGATGGCGAGAGAGAGGATGACTGGCAGGCGGGGAAGCAGACCAACGTCCACCGATTTGCTTTACATCCACAGGAGCCTCTGGCAGTGGCACTCACCTGCGAGGCGGCTACGCCCATTCTCCAGAAGCCCCTCTCCCATGGCTAGACCATCTCTGCTGCCCAGGTGCTCGCCGTCTCCGCTCGCTTTGGGTTCCCCTTCGGTTCCATTCTCCCACCTAGTTGAGATTAGGCTAAGTCGGTGGGGGGATGGCGGGGGAGTCACTTGAGTTACTCCTCGCGGTCTGCTAGAAGACGTCAGCGCGCCTGCTAGTTGTGTATTTCCTAAGCAGAAGCCAAGGCTCCACGTGGAGAATGAGGATGCCGGGAAATTCTCCCACTCCAAACCAAGATTGTGGGGGACCTGTGGGGGAGGACGGCTCTGTTGGCCTTGGGGAAAACTGGTCACGGACAGAGTCCATCCAGGCAAGGCTTGGTATTGACTGTGGGAATGATTTGGGGGCCCAGTTAGAACAATAAAGAGAAGTTGGACTGGTTCTCTGGCTATGTTGCTTTCATGCCACGCCCCAGGTCATCACAAAGGGATTGGACTATTGCACACCCGGATCAGTGATGGGCAAGTCGGAAAGAACCCCGGTGTTCCCCAGTAGCTGCTCCGGACACAGCACCAGGAGGGCACCGAAGAGACCTAGGAGGGACGGGGCATGCAGCTGGGAGTGCATCATGGGGCTGGCGAGAGAGAGCGTCGCTGGCAGGTCCAGAAGGTATTTGTCTTAGATCTGCAGAAGCTGCAAGTGGCAGAGGAACTCACCTGTGTGGAGGCCACGCCCATTCTCCAGAAGCCACGCCCTCTGTGGGTAGACCACGTCCACTGCCCAGATGCACACCGTCTCCACTCGCTTTGGGTTCCCCTCTGGCCCAATTCTTACCCCTATTTGAGTTTAGGCTGAAGTCGGAGGGGCGAGGGAGGGGGAGTCTGCTGAGTCTGGCAAACTTCTACAAAACGCCAGCTCTCCTGCTAGTTGTGCATTTCCTAAGCAGCAACAAAGGCtattttgcttctctccttgattaatttccatccattatgtcTTGTACTAACTTCTGGTTCCCTGGAGAAttgattgaccccctcctctttgtgacagtccctcaaatatatccaattcctacaactgttctttgtctgtatgttttagcctccagtcccctaatatccTTCttggctcttccctgcactcttcccagcatctcaacatctttttaatatatggtggcgaccaaaactggatgtaatattccatgtatggtcttatcaaggcattataaagtggtactactATTTTATgtgtttccatccatggcttcttgtcctgccttcaagtgctttggagaataggttgtctcctgttttctttggggcagcccttcaaataggaaacaccactatcatgtcacccctaatgtTTTGAATTGAAATCGTCCATGTCAGTTATTGAAATCCCCTTTGCTGCTGCCCTCAGCCAAGGCAGCTTTCTTCAATTAATtagatttattaattaaaatgcaaatagattTGGCATCCAATCTCCCCGGAATCCCTGGAAGTTCCTCGCATTTCTGGATCTTCTTATATGTCAGCCTACCGGCATTCTTTTGACACGTAGTTTTCACCAACTCCACCATACGATGGTATTCCATTACCTTCCCGTCTTCCACCTGGATTTAAAGACAAATACGTGGCCTTTTAATTAATTAGAAAACATGATCAGCTTCAGCAGACGTGGTCTACCCACGGAGGGCGTGGCTTCTGGAGAATGGGCGTGGCCTCCACACAGGTGAGTTCCTCTGCCACTTGCAGCTTCTGCAGATCTAAGACAAATACCTTCTGGACCTGCCAGCGACCCTCTCTCTCGCCAGCCCCATGATGCACTCCCAGCTGCATGCCCCGTCCCTCCTAGGTCTCTTCGGTGCCCTCCTGATGCTGTGTCCGGAGCAGCTACTGGGGAACACCGAGGTTCTTTCCGACTTGCCCATCAATGCTCCGGGGGTGCGTAACGTCCTTGTCTTCGCCGTGGAACAATACAACAAGGACAAAATTGACGATGGCAACTATTACAAGCTAAAGTATGTTTTAAAGATTCAGTCACCGGTAAGTGTCTGGAGGTGGGGAGGTTTTGGGGGTAGGTAGGTGAACAGCTTCCTTGGGTCCTTGAAGTAGCCAAAGGCCTCGGAATTATTCTGGAACCAATACGAAGAGCGTtcagagttatatactgcttcaccgtgctttacagggctctaagctgtttacaaagtGAGCATCTTGTTCGATGCTTagatctgggtccccattttatcaacctcggaaggacggatgTTTGAATCAACCTCGAGCAGCTCAGAGTCTAGCTGCTAGCAgtggacagaattagcctgcaatattgcattctaagcgggagggagggagggagggagaaagaaagggagggagggagggaggaaggaaggaagaacacttaagattatatcccgcttcacagtgtCTCTatgcagtttatagagtcagcctcttgcccccaacaacctcggaaggacggaaggctgagtcacccttgagccagtcaagattgaactcctggaAGTTGGCAGAGTAAGCCGGCAATGCTGCAGTCTACCCActctgccaccagggctcttaataGAAGGGTTATGGGGTGCTGGAGGGAGCTTAGGGGGTGTTATAGGGGAGGGACAGTTATCGTGGACCAAAAGGACATGATTTCCACTGTTTGTATCTGATACAGAAATATTTCCGCATGAACTGATGTTCTTGCTGCTCTCAAGGCATAAAGTACGTTCCGGGTTGCAATCAATGAAGCCGATTATGTATTCTAATTAATCAAATTTTTAATCCAGGTGACTAATCGGAACAAATACTGTCTTATGGTGCACATGGTTAAAACAGAGTGTGAAAAGACATCGGAAAAGAGTTATCGCGAGATCCAGAAATGTACAGGTCTTCCAGGGCTCTCAAACGTAAGATTGGATGCCAAATTTCGATTATCTATTTGGGGTTTAATTGATAGAACCTGCCTTGACTGAGCTCATCAGTCACCTCTGCAAAGGAGATTTCAATAATTTCTATGGACGATTTCAATTCAAAACATTCGGGGTGACACGATAGCGGTGTTTGCTATTTGAGGGAttgccccaaagaaaagggggtgtcaacctaatctccaaagcacctgaaggcagaacaagaagcaacagacgGGAACACCTGAGATAGTAGCactgctttataaggccttgataagaccacccttggaatattgtatccagtGTTGGTCACCACGATATTTAAAAAAgggtgttgagactctggaaagagggcagagaagaggcaACAATGGAAGATTAGGTggctggagactaaagcatataaagaacagttgcaggaattgggtatgtctacttctATGAATTAAGGTCTAgcagatagcagtattccagtatttgaaggggtGCCATAAAGTGGAGGGGCTCAACTTAATTTCCCAaaaacctgaaggcaagacaagaagcaatggatggaaactactcaaggagagcagccacctagaattaaggaggactTTTctaaatgagaacaattaaccagtggaacaacttgccaccagaagtgatgggagctccatcactggtggttttcaagaagagactgtgcagccatttgtctggaatggtacagggtctcttcCTTAAACGAGGGTGTCATGCCCCCATCGGAAGTAGAATTTGTGGGGAGGGTGACCTGTGGGGGAGGATGGCTCTGTTGGCCTTGGGGAAAACTGGGGACGGACAGAGTCCGTCCAGGCAAAGCTTGGTATTGACTGTGGGAATGATTTGGGGGCCCAGTTGGAACAATAAAGAGAAGTTGGACTGGTACTCTGGCTATGTTGCTTTTGTGCCACGCCCCAGGTCATCacaaagggattggactagatgaccttcaagatcccttccaactctgtttttctcttccattatttcccTTCCAGAACCCAGCCTGCTTCTTTAAAATTATGGTTGGTTCTTCGCCGAACAATATGAACTTGGCAATGACCGCCTGTTCCACAACTTTACGCCAACCTCCGCATAACCTCTTCTGCTCAGGATAAGGATTCTGAGGGTGCCCAGCATTTGAGCAACCTCTGGTGTGCAAGCTGTTCACACCAAGCTTTGATTCTTCTGGCACAAATCAAGAATGAGACGGTTTGCTTCAGCCCAAATTCACCTCTTCTGAGTGTCTGAAATTGTTCCTTGACGTCCAGGGAGGCCTTTTCTTCCACTTCTCCTCTTTTCTATAATGTTCATCTTTGAGAAGAATCAATGTTTGGCTCATTCAATTAATCACAATAAAGTTATTGTTGTGATGTGGGCTTGTGTTCCTTTCTTGTACAAATCCCACCCAACTTTCAGGCGTTGACACCCACAGTACAAAGACACAATAGCTTGTCCAAGAAAGACTTTGCTAtgtccagagtggggtgggaaataGGGGTCTTCCCTGGGCCTTTCCCAGTCCATGTGGTATTTTTTAACCCATGAGTGTCCCACCTGGGAGGAAGAGAGACCATCAGAGACCCCTGAAGCATCCTTGGTGGGAACTGCAACAGCTGCCAGATCCTGAATAGGAAGAAATTTCTAAACTTTCTAAACTTCTGGAAACCTTAACTGTGGTTCTTGGATGCCTTTGACAATTTTCTTTTTGGTAACAACAATTAACAAGTGTTAACAGAATTAATACTGGTTTTTCCTATATCCTATGCCTATGAATATGTCTTGCCATTTAGGGATGTTGTTCGATTCTTAgatgtgggtcctcatttatcaaccttggaaggacgaATGTTTAAGTCAACCTCCAGCGGCCCAGAGTCTAAATGCTAGCAGTGgaaagaattagcctgcaacattgcattctaagcagaaggaagggagggagggagggagggagggagggagggaggaaggaaggaaggaaggaagaagaaaccgGTTGGGGAGAAAGGGATAATAGGCATAATTAGCAGGCAGCCTTCAGGTGTAttgaatgagggagggaaggaagggaataggagggaggatgaaaggaggaaggaaggaaggaaggaaggaaggaaggaaggaaggaaggaaggaaggaaggaaggaaggaagaagaaaccgGTTGGAGAGAAAGTGATAATAGGCATAATTAGCAGGCAGCCTTCAGTTGTATTGaataagggagggaaggaagggaataggagggaggatgaaaggaggaaggaaggaaggaaggaaggaaggaaggagaaataaagaCGGTGGAAGAGAGGtttgaatgggagggagggaggatatgaagaaaggaaagagaaaccaGCTGGAGAGAAAGGAAGGTGCTAATACGCAGAAAACACATGTATCCTTGGGTTCCTCATGGGAGCATCAGAGAACgcaacttttgtggctcttttccTTGGTGGCCAAGGGATTTGAGGCTccagagcaggagaccctacaccctttctgaccGATGGGCCATCCAGTCTCTTCCTTAAATGTCTTTGGGGAGGGGCGACAATTCTGGGGCACGCAAATCCTCATTATCCACCTGGTTAAAGGTAGCCTTGGCTGCTGCTTAGGAAATGCACAACTAGCAGGAGAGCTGGCGTTTTGTAGAAGTCTGCCAGTATTAACTCAGCagactccctctccctccccttcagcCTAACCTCAACTAGGGAGAACTGGGctggaggggaacccacctgtTCGGTACCTACATCTTTGATTTAGCCTGCCTTAAGTGGAAGACTTTTCTTAACACCGAAATGTGTTTTGTTGGTTAGCTCCGATTGAAGGATGACATCAATACCAAGAGTtggaaagaccttggaggtcttctagtccaacccctggctccAGCATATCCCCTCTCCTGCGAAGCTACGCAAGGCTAGCCGCCCATCATCGGTGAACGGCTGCACAAACCCACCTGGGTCCCACTCCCAAACCATTCAACACCCTCTCCTAGCATTACACAGCCCCCCACCACACAAATCCAAGAGGCAAGCTTTTTCCATGAGCCtcacaaaagaacaatgaaaagccctcccctaaaataataaatttattaagaagcagaagggagaaaccCCAGGTATCCCACCCTAATCAATTCTGCAGGTTTAATTGTCTCAACGTTCAGTGAGGGATCTTGGCAGGTCGAatctaaggaagagaaggacaaggggagacgtGGCATCatcttgaagggctgccacaggaaAGACGGGTAGGCGGgtgggtgtcaacctattctccaaagcacctgaaggcaccCCACTCTGGACATAGCAAAGTCTTTCTTGGACAAGCTATTGTGTCTTTGTACTGTGAGTGTCAACGCCTGAAAGTTGGGCGGGATTGTACAAGAAAGGGACACAAGCCCACATCACAACAATAACTTTATTGTGATTAATTGAATGAGCCAAACATTGATTCTTCTCAAAGATGAACATTATAGAAAAGAGGAGAAGTGGAAGAAAAGGCCTCCCTGGACGTCAAGGAACAATTTCAGAAACTCAGAAGAGGTGAATTTGGGCTGAAGCAAACCGTCTCATTCTTGATTTGTGCCAGAAGAATCAAAGCTTGGTGTGAACAGCTTGCACACCAGAGGTTGCTCAAATGCTGGGCACCCCCAGAATCCTTATCCTGAGCAGAAGAGGTTATATGGAGGTTGGCGTACAGATGTGGTACAGGCGGTCATTGCCAAGTTCATTTTGTTCGGCGAAGAACCAACCATAATTTTAAAGTAGCAGACTGGGTTCTGGAAGGGATATaatggaagagaaaaacagagttggaagggatcttgaaggtcatctagtccaatccctttgtGATGACCTGGGGCGTGGCATGAAAGCAACATAGCCAGAGAACCAGTCCAACTTCTCTTTATTGTTCCAACTGGGCCCCCAAATCATCCCACAGTCAATACCAATCCTTGCCTGGACGGACTCTGTCTGTCCCCAGTTTTCCCCAAGGCCAACAGAGCCGTCCTCCCCCACACAGGTCACCCTCCCCACAGATTCCAATTCTGAAGgagattttaattattttcatggaCAATTTCAATTCAAAACATTAGGGGCAGACATGACAGCTCCCATATTCCAGGGGCTGACTTTGGCTACATGAAggacccagctggctggggaattttgggagttgatgtccacacatctGGCTTCagatgcaagcaacatggttatagtcatatgtCGGGAGAgagaggtactaggaaggaagagaaaaagaatactaacacagtcttagtaaatagtttgacagtgttgtggggattaattgtttagcagagtaatggtgTTCGGGgaaaagctgtccttgtgtctagttgtcttggtgtgcagtgccctatagtgtcagtttgagggtaggagttgaaacaatttatgtccaggatgcgaagggtctgtagatattttcccagccctctttttgattcgtgcagtatacaggtctttgacagaaggcaggttggtagccattgttttttctgcagttctaattatccgttgaagtctgtgtttgtctcgttgggttgcagagccaaaccaaaaATAAATACGTGGCCTTTTAATTAATTAGAAAGCACGACCAGCTTCATTGATTGCAACACGGAAAGAACTTTATGCCTTAAGAGCAGCAAGAACATCATTTCAAGAGGAAATATTTCCTCTTGAACAGATATGAACAGCATGTCCTTTTGGGCCATGATGACAGCCCTTTCTGTCCACAATCCAAAAATCCCTCCTTGGGAAGACCCCCTAAATTGCCTCCTGTCccctccccattcccttccagttggtccccttcttctttggggcagcccctcaaatagcaaACAATGATATCGTGTCACCCCTAATGTTTTGAATTGATAGTAGtccatgaaaataattaaaatcccCTATGCATAGTGGCTGCTGAGTTCAGACAAGGCAAGAAATCCATTGATTTAATTTATCAATTAAACTGCAAGTATATAATTGGAACTTGGCATCTACTCTCACCTCCTGATTCGGATCTTCTTATATATCTTTGTCTTACTGGTTTTCTTTTTACATTCTGCTTCAACCAACTCCATATGTAAAATGGTATTTGACCCCAATAATTACCCGGACTTAAAAATAAATACGTGGCCTTATAATTAATTAGAAAACATGATTGGATTCATTGATTGCGACCCGGAAAGCACTTTATGCCTTGAGAGCAGCAAGAACATCAGTTCAAGCGGGAATATTTCTTTATCAGATACGAACAACAGAAATCATGTCTTTCTGGTGCATAATAACAGTCCTTCCGTTAGGACACACCCTAAACTCCCTCCAGCACCCCCAAATCTTTTTATTGTTTCCAGAGCAATTCTGAGTCCTTTGGCTAACCCCAAGGACCCAATGAGCCCACCCATCCctcaaaaaaaaacctcccatctCCAGACCCACACAAGTTTTCAATTGTGATCTGACCCAGTGTGGTATAAAGCGATACTAGAActtcaaagaagagggagtcaagctattctccaaagcacctgaaggcaggacgagaagcaagggatggaaactcatcaaggagagaagcaacctggaattaaggagaaacttcctgacactgaggacaattaaccagtggaacagcttgccaccagaagtggtatgggtttcatcactggaagtttttaagaagagactggacagccatttgtctgaaatggtatcaccCCCTggttgagctgggggggggactAAAAGactaaaagccaatgcaatcctaaactgcattaacagagggatacaatcaagatcaagggaggtactaataccactctattaagccttagtaaggccacacctggaatcctgcatccagttttgatcaccacactataaaaaaagtgttgagactctagaaagagtgcagagaagagcaaccaggatgattaggggactggaggcgaaaacatacaatggacagttgcaggaactggacatggctaatcTAGCAAAGAGAAGGAACAGTGaagacatgatatcagtcttccaatatttggagggctgccccagagaggagggagtcgaactattttccaaagcacctttgaaggccagacaaggaacaatggatggaaactgaccaaggagagattcaacctggaaataaggaggagtttcctgacagtgaggacaatcaacccatggaacagatgttgcctttggaagttgtgggagcttcatcactggaggctttcaagaagagactggactgccctctgtcagaaatggtgcagggtctcctgcttgggcaggggattgggctagatgatctccaaggtcccttccagctctgttattctgtattctattcatcCTCTTAATCAAGGGATTCTCaccagctttgctttgcagtcAAAATTTCCCTTCTTgaaacccctccctcccttgcttcaAATGTGTCCATGGATCATATT
This window contains:
- the LOC116520167 gene encoding cystatin-1-like; amino-acid sequence: MVRSGIPVPSLLALFGALLVLFPEMPMGDPEGFYDVPLTDPIVPLAVAFAVAKHNDRRKESTNYFKLLRVVQMQAQVITGVKYYLTVEGVETEYKKESSKTKIYQKIQECEQLPGNHEIQYP
- the LOC116520168 gene encoding cystatin-1-like, with amino-acid sequence MHSQLHAPSLLGLFGALLMLCPEQLLGNTEVLSDLPINAPGVRNVLVFAVEQYNKDKIDDGNYYKLKYVLKIQSPVTNRNKYCLMVHMVKTECEKTSEKSYREIQKCTGLPGLSNNPACFFKIMVGSSPNNMNLAMTACSTTLRQPPHNLFCSG